The Salvelinus fontinalis isolate EN_2023a chromosome 9, ASM2944872v1, whole genome shotgun sequence genome has a window encoding:
- the alkbh3 gene encoding alpha-ketoglutarate-dependent dioxygenase alkB homolog 3 isoform X2: protein MSDKRQRARVQGSWAKPLPKQPRPTGAISSCSTVVIPSANPPPAGWGVGQRMFEYQQPAKPVRDVPTEKAIEMGGDYEISHCPSGVSRLRLIHGFLPPEEADWAFSKLLAELPWSQKTNYRQGEAYEEPRLTCWYGELPYTYAHSTLEANAQWHPLLVTLRCAIEKASGHRFNSLMCNLYRNCKDSIGWHSDDEVALGTRPTIASLSLGDIRVFSLRKQPAPEEDGDYTYVERLRIPLTHGTLLMMEGATQDDWQGD, encoded by the exons ATGTCGGATAAACGTCAGCGTGCAAGGGTCCAGGGCTCTTGGGCCAAACCACTGCCCAAACAACCACGTCCAACAG GAGCAATTTCCAGTTGCAGCACTGTCGTGATACCAAGTGCCAATCCACCACCTGCAGGTTGGGGAGTGGGACAGCGGATGTTTGAGTATCAACAGCCTGCtaag CCAGTCAGAGATGTCCCTACGGAGAAGGCGATAGA AATGGGGGGTGATTATGAGATCAGCCATTGTCCATCAGGAGTGTCAAG ACTGAGGCTGATCCATGGGTTCCTACCACCAGAGGAGGCTGACTGGGCCTTCAGTAAACTGCTAGCAGAGCTGCCTTGGTCTCAAAAGACTAACTACAGACAGG GTGAGGCCTATGAGGAGCCCAGGTTAACCTGCTGGTATGGAGAACTGCCATACACATACGCCCACTCTACTCTGGAGGCCAACGCACAG tGGCACCCGCTGCTGGTCACCCTGCGCTGCGCCATAGAGAAGGCGAGTGGCCACCGTTTCAACTCGCTGATGTGTAACCTGTATAGGAACTGCAAAGACAGCATCGGCTGGCACAGTGACGATGAGGTCGCGCTGGGCACCCGGCCCACCATCGCCTCCCTCAGCCTGGGAGACATAAGGGTGTTCAGCCTCCGCAAGCAGCCTGCACCG GAGGAGGACGGGGACTACACGTATGTGGAGAGGCTGCGGATCCCTCTAACTCACGGCACTCTCCTGATGATGGAAGGAGCCACTCAGGATGACTGGCAG
- the alkbh3 gene encoding alpha-ketoglutarate-dependent dioxygenase alkB homolog 3 isoform X1: MSDKRQRARVQGSWAKPLPKQPRPTGAISSCSTVVIPSANPPPAGWGVGQRMFEYQQPAKPVRDVPTEKAIEMGGDYEISHCPSGVSRLRLIHGFLPPEEADWAFSKLLAELPWSQKTNYRQGEAYEEPRLTCWYGELPYTYAHSTLEANAQWHPLLVTLRCAIEKASGHRFNSLMCNLYRNCKDSIGWHSDDEVALGTRPTIASLSLGDIRVFSLRKQPAPEEDGDYTYVERLRIPLTHGTLLMMEGATQDDWQHSVAKEYHDRGPRINLTFRTMYPEPEGPRPRAGLPPQH; the protein is encoded by the exons ATGTCGGATAAACGTCAGCGTGCAAGGGTCCAGGGCTCTTGGGCCAAACCACTGCCCAAACAACCACGTCCAACAG GAGCAATTTCCAGTTGCAGCACTGTCGTGATACCAAGTGCCAATCCACCACCTGCAGGTTGGGGAGTGGGACAGCGGATGTTTGAGTATCAACAGCCTGCtaag CCAGTCAGAGATGTCCCTACGGAGAAGGCGATAGA AATGGGGGGTGATTATGAGATCAGCCATTGTCCATCAGGAGTGTCAAG ACTGAGGCTGATCCATGGGTTCCTACCACCAGAGGAGGCTGACTGGGCCTTCAGTAAACTGCTAGCAGAGCTGCCTTGGTCTCAAAAGACTAACTACAGACAGG GTGAGGCCTATGAGGAGCCCAGGTTAACCTGCTGGTATGGAGAACTGCCATACACATACGCCCACTCTACTCTGGAGGCCAACGCACAG tGGCACCCGCTGCTGGTCACCCTGCGCTGCGCCATAGAGAAGGCGAGTGGCCACCGTTTCAACTCGCTGATGTGTAACCTGTATAGGAACTGCAAAGACAGCATCGGCTGGCACAGTGACGATGAGGTCGCGCTGGGCACCCGGCCCACCATCGCCTCCCTCAGCCTGGGAGACATAAGGGTGTTCAGCCTCCGCAAGCAGCCTGCACCG GAGGAGGACGGGGACTACACGTATGTGGAGAGGCTGCGGATCCCTCTAACTCACGGCACTCTCCTGATGATGGAAGGAGCCACTCAGGATGACTGGCAG CATTCAGTGGCCAAAGAGTACCACGACCGAGGGCCTCGTATCAACCTGACCTTCCGCACCATGTACCCAGAGCCTGAGGGACCGAGACCAAGGGCCGGACTACCACCCCAACACTAA